Proteins encoded together in one candidate division WOR-1 bacterium RIFOXYB2_FULL_36_35 window:
- a CDS encoding endonuclease III, whose amino-acid sequence MNTNKSFQIIKTLQRKYPNAGIALKYGAPIDLLVATILSAQCTDKRVNIVTKNLFKKYKTVKDYARARQSTFEKEIRSTGFYRNKAKNIINACKMILKNFNGRIPDTMNEILKLPGVARKTATVVLSHAYNKIYGITVDTHVIRLSQRLGLTKNKDAVKIEKDLMEIFPKRLWFILPHLFISHGRTICIARKPLCPQCPIKKLCPSYIIFMRKFYNPTVHNKR is encoded by the coding sequence ATGAACACCAACAAATCCTTCCAAATAATTAAAACTCTACAAAGAAAATATCCAAACGCCGGAATTGCTTTAAAATACGGCGCTCCTATCGATCTTTTAGTCGCGACTATTCTTTCCGCGCAATGTACAGATAAAAGAGTAAATATTGTCACAAAAAATCTGTTTAAAAAATATAAAACTGTGAAGGATTACGCAAGGGCCAGGCAATCAACTTTTGAAAAAGAGATAAGATCTACTGGCTTTTATAGAAACAAAGCAAAAAACATTATAAACGCCTGTAAAATGATTTTAAAAAATTTCAACGGAAGAATTCCGGATACAATGAATGAAATTTTAAAATTGCCGGGGGTGGCAAGAAAAACAGCCACGGTCGTTCTATCGCATGCTTACAACAAAATTTATGGGATTACTGTCGATACACACGTAATTCGTCTATCTCAAAGGCTGGGTCTTACAAAAAATAAAGATGCCGTAAAAATTGAAAAAGATTTAATGGAAATTTTCCCGAAAAGACTTTGGTTCATCCTCCCCCACCTCTTTATAAGCCATGGAAGAACAATTTGTATTGCCAGAAAACCATTATGCCCACAATGCCCTATAAAGAAATTATGTCCCTCTTACATAATCTTTATGAGAAAATTTTACAATCCCACTGTACACAACAAACGGTAA
- a CDS encoding ribulose-phosphate 3-epimerase yields MIKIAPSILSADFKNLEKEINKVEEAGADLIHIDIMDGHFVPNITIGPLIVKACRDVTNLPLDVHLMIENPDRYIPSFAKAGADIITIHVEASKNLDEDIALIRQNNVKPGVVINPPTPADKVFDILTKIAMVLVMSVNPGFEGQSFMPEILPKIKQLREEIKKRKLNVDIEVDGGINLKTASKAVNAGANVLVAGSAIFYDKEFPKILKYLKTL; encoded by the coding sequence ATGATAAAAATAGCGCCATCAATATTATCCGCAGATTTTAAAAATCTGGAAAAAGAGATAAACAAAGTCGAAGAAGCCGGCGCAGATTTAATACATATAGACATAATGGACGGACACTTTGTTCCAAACATAACTATCGGGCCACTCATAGTAAAAGCTTGCAGAGACGTTACAAACCTTCCCTTAGATGTCCACTTAATGATAGAAAATCCTGATCGCTATATACCTTCTTTTGCAAAAGCAGGAGCCGATATTATAACAATACACGTTGAAGCGTCAAAAAATCTGGACGAAGATATCGCGCTAATCAGACAAAACAACGTAAAACCCGGAGTTGTTATTAATCCCCCAACTCCTGCTGATAAAGTATTCGATATTTTAACTAAAATTGCTATGGTTCTTGTTATGTCCGTAAATCCCGGATTTGAAGGTCAAAGTTTTATGCCAGAAATCCTTCCCAAAATAAAACAATTAAGAGAAGAGATCAAAAAAAGAAAATTAAATGTAGACATAGAGGTGGATGGCGGTATCAACTTAAAAACCGCCTCCAAAGCTGTAAATGCTGGGGCAAATGTTCTGGTGGCAGGATCTGCGATTTTTTATGACAAAGAATTTCCAAAGATTTTGAAATATTTAAAAACACTCTAG
- a CDS encoding NrdH-redoxin, giving the protein MLKEKIKVYSTPTCPYCKMAKNFLLENNITFEDIDVSTNQAMAQEMIQKSGQMGVPVFDIDGKIIIGFNKPEIKLMLGLK; this is encoded by the coding sequence ATGCTAAAAGAAAAAATTAAAGTCTACTCTACGCCTACCTGCCCATACTGTAAAATGGCCAAAAACTTTTTATTAGAAAACAATATCACTTTTGAAGATATAGATGTCTCTACAAATCAAGCAATGGCGCAAGAAATGATTCAAAAATCCGGACAAATGGGAGTCCCTGTTTTTGATATAGACGGTAAAATAATAATAGGCTTTAATAAACCCGAAATAAAATTAATGCTGGGCTTGAAATAG
- a CDS encoding riboflavin biosynthesis protein RibD, producing the protein MWNKNDIKFMKKALHLAQKMEGKTSPDPMVGAVIVKNGKIISHGYHEEQNTPHAEAWAIKKAAKQAKGSTLYVNLEPCCFFETKNNPPCTKAIIKAGIKKVVVAMQDPNPQVNGKGFEELKKAGIKVNKGLLTKEAKKLNEVFIKYITTGLPFVILKTAMSLDGKIATKTGESFWITGEESRKRSHKIRNTVDAIIIGIGTIIKDDPELTVRNIKNKIKNPKKIILDPLAKIDVDRKVLRIEPEKTIVIVSNNAKENKIAKIESTGAKVIRATTKNGSFEMKKIIKTLGKMGIISVLIEGGGNTNAKALSAGIVDKIYFFVAPKIIGGKEAITPIEGEGITQLLKAIKIKNLSIEKSGEDFLFSGYLC; encoded by the coding sequence ATGTGGAATAAAAATGATATAAAATTTATGAAAAAGGCTCTTCATTTGGCCCAAAAAATGGAAGGAAAAACATCTCCCGATCCGATGGTCGGAGCTGTAATAGTAAAAAACGGAAAAATCATAAGCCATGGATATCATGAAGAACAAAACACCCCTCATGCGGAAGCCTGGGCAATAAAAAAAGCCGCAAAACAAGCAAAAGGCTCAACTTTATATGTTAACTTAGAGCCCTGTTGCTTTTTTGAAACAAAAAATAATCCTCCATGCACAAAAGCTATAATCAAAGCCGGCATAAAAAAAGTTGTCGTAGCTATGCAAGATCCAAACCCACAGGTCAACGGCAAAGGTTTTGAAGAATTAAAAAAAGCAGGAATAAAAGTAAACAAAGGGCTTCTTACAAAAGAAGCAAAAAAACTTAATGAGGTTTTTATTAAATATATTACAACAGGCCTGCCCTTTGTAATATTAAAAACAGCAATGAGCCTGGATGGTAAAATAGCCACAAAAACAGGAGAAAGCTTCTGGATAACAGGGGAAGAATCCAGAAAAAGAAGCCACAAAATAAGAAATACTGTAGATGCGATAATAATCGGAATCGGAACTATTATAAAAGATGACCCGGAACTTACAGTGCGCAATATTAAAAATAAAATAAAAAATCCCAAGAAAATAATTTTAGATCCGCTCGCAAAAATTGATGTTGACCGAAAAGTTTTAAGAATTGAACCCGAAAAAACAATAGTTATTGTTTCAAATAACGCAAAAGAAAATAAAATAGCCAAAATAGAATCGACCGGAGCAAAAGTTATTAGAGCGACAACAAAAAATGGGTCTTTCGAAATGAAAAAAATCATCAAAACCCTTGGAAAAATGGGAATAATAAGCGTTCTAATAGAAGGGGGAGGAAATACAAATGCCAAAGCGCTATCTGCGGGGATAGTCGACAAAATTTATTTTTTTGTAGCTCCTAAAATCATAGGCGGCAAAGAAGCAATAACCCCTATCGAAGGAGAAGGGATAACGCAGCTCTTAAAAGCGATAAAAATAAAAAACCTTTCAATAGAAAAATCAGGAGAAGATTTTCTCTTTTCAGGATATTTATGCTGA
- a CDS encoding disulfide oxidoreductase → MSEENKQITKKMTIAEIIKIKPQSASVLMSHGMHCLGCVIAQGETLEQAAEVHGIDSDELLKAINGTK, encoded by the coding sequence ATGAGTGAAGAAAACAAGCAGATAACCAAAAAAATGACCATTGCGGAAATTATTAAAATAAAACCGCAGTCTGCTTCAGTTTTAATGTCTCATGGCATGCACTGTTTAGGTTGTGTAATTGCTCAGGGAGAAACATTGGAACAAGCAGCTGAAGTACACGGAATTGACTCAGATGAGCTCTTAAAAGCAATCAATGGAACAAAATAA
- a CDS encoding ferredoxin, whose amino-acid sequence MAEKAFVDPNTCTGCGVCIDTCPSQAIAMDDNVAKVDTDKCTSCKDCVDACPLQAISMK is encoded by the coding sequence ATGGCAGAAAAAGCATTTGTTGATCCAAATACATGTACAGGCTGCGGTGTTTGCATAGATACATGTCCGTCTCAAGCCATAGCAATGGATGATAATGTAGCAAAAGTTGACACGGATAAATGTACATCATGCAAAGACTGTGTTGACGCTTGTCCTCTTCAAGCAATCTCAATGAAATAA